The following proteins are encoded in a genomic region of Pseudomonas saponiphila:
- the istA gene encoding IS21 family transposase, translated as MAAPRVAMRNIKECLRLKFEAGLSHEKIARALQLSKGVVSKYIAAARVAGLDWPALVAMDEAALAAALFAPTSTNKPRGERVLPDVLSIHRELRRKGVTLQLLWEEYLAAHAGQPTYRYTQFVEHYRRYAQTLKRSMRQLHRAGEKLFIDYAGPTLPVVDPATGEVRRAHIFVAALGASNYTYACATPGETQVDWLTSLGQALTYFGGVPEMVVPDNPRALVAQPDRYEPGLNRATLECARHYQTVILPARPRKPQDKAKAEVAVQVVERWIMARLRHRQFFSLHALNQAIAELLEDLNRRPFKRLDGCRRDWFERLDRPALRALPVHPYEVATFKRCKVSIDYHIEVNGSFYSVPSALARQNVDVRLTAHTLEVLHGNRRVASHLLLGRRGAYSTQREHMPAAHQAHREWTPQRLLDWGARIGPYTRQLIDHQLTHKPHPEMGYRACLGLLSLARRYGNARLEAAAERAVHLRAFTGRSVRNLLQQGLDQQPLPQRAAETTLPGDHENVRGADYYQPPQQELFDDAATHPESTAPATPGRHGPRPGRAMDAAGQPQPELR; from the coding sequence ATGGCGGCGCCGCGAGTAGCCATGCGAAACATCAAAGAATGTCTGCGCCTCAAGTTTGAGGCCGGCTTGTCCCACGAGAAGATTGCCCGTGCCTTGCAGCTGTCCAAGGGCGTGGTTAGCAAGTACATCGCGGCGGCGCGGGTGGCCGGGCTGGACTGGCCGGCGCTGGTGGCCATGGACGAGGCCGCGCTGGCGGCCGCCTTGTTTGCACCGACGTCGACGAACAAGCCGCGCGGTGAGCGAGTGCTGCCCGATGTGCTGAGCATCCACCGCGAGTTGCGACGCAAGGGCGTGACCTTGCAGCTGCTGTGGGAGGAATATCTCGCCGCGCATGCGGGCCAGCCGACCTACCGCTACACCCAGTTCGTCGAGCACTACCGGCGCTACGCCCAGACGCTCAAACGTTCGATGCGTCAGCTGCACCGTGCGGGCGAGAAGCTATTCATCGACTATGCCGGGCCGACGCTGCCGGTGGTCGACCCGGCCACCGGCGAAGTGCGCCGGGCGCACATCTTCGTCGCCGCCCTGGGCGCCTCGAATTACACCTATGCCTGCGCGACGCCAGGCGAAACCCAGGTGGACTGGCTGACCTCGCTGGGCCAGGCTCTGACCTACTTTGGCGGCGTGCCGGAAATGGTTGTGCCGGACAATCCGCGCGCCCTGGTCGCCCAGCCGGATCGCTACGAGCCGGGCCTGAACCGGGCCACGCTGGAGTGCGCGCGTCATTACCAGACGGTGATCCTGCCGGCACGGCCACGCAAGCCTCAGGACAAGGCCAAGGCCGAGGTGGCGGTGCAGGTGGTCGAGCGCTGGATCATGGCGCGGCTGCGCCATCGGCAGTTCTTCAGCCTGCATGCGCTTAACCAGGCCATCGCCGAGCTGCTGGAGGATCTGAATCGGCGCCCGTTCAAGCGGCTCGATGGCTGCCGGCGCGACTGGTTCGAGCGCCTGGATCGCCCGGCCTTGCGAGCGCTGCCGGTGCATCCCTACGAGGTCGCCACCTTCAAGCGCTGCAAGGTCAGCATCGACTACCACATCGAGGTCAATGGCAGCTTCTACAGCGTGCCCTCCGCCCTGGCCCGGCAGAACGTGGACGTGCGACTGACGGCACACACCCTGGAAGTGCTGCATGGCAACCGGCGGGTGGCCAGCCACCTGCTGCTGGGGCGACGCGGCGCTTACAGTACCCAGCGCGAGCACATGCCCGCGGCGCACCAGGCGCATCGCGAATGGACGCCACAACGCCTGCTCGACTGGGGCGCGCGGATCGGCCCCTACACGCGCCAACTGATCGATCACCAACTGACCCACAAGCCGCACCCGGAGATGGGCTACCGCGCCTGCCTCGGCCTGCTCTCGCTGGCCCGGCGCTATGGCAATGCACGCCTGGAAGCCGCTGCCGAACGTGCCGTACACCTGCGCGCCTTCACCGGGCGCAGCGTGCGCAACCTGCTCCAGCAAGGCCTGGATCAACAGCCGCTGCCCCAGCGTGCCGCCGAAACGACCTTACCCGGCGACCACGAGAACGTCCGTGGCGCCGACTACTACCAACCCCCGCAACAGGAGCTGTTCGATGATGCCGCAACACACCCTGAATCAACTGCACCAGCTACGCCTGGACGGCATGGCCCGCGCCCTGGAAGAGCAATGGACGCTGCCGGCCAGCCACAGCCTGAGCTTCGATGA
- the istB gene encoding IS21-like element IS1474 family helper ATPase IstB, with protein sequence MMPQHTLNQLHQLRLDGMARALEEQWTLPASHSLSFDERLGLLLDRELAWRDNQRLVRLRKKAKLKYANACLEDLDRRTGRALDERLIATLASGDWIRQQHNLLLTGPTGAGKTWLACALGNQACRQGYSTLYLRTPRLLEQLRIAHGDGSFGRTLQQLAKVDVLVLDDWALAPLEEGARHDLLEVIDDRAGSRSTILTSQLPIEHWHGWINDPTLADAILDRLVHNAYRLTMKGESLRRKKAEEQAAS encoded by the coding sequence ATGATGCCGCAACACACCCTGAATCAACTGCACCAGCTACGCCTGGACGGCATGGCCCGCGCCCTGGAAGAGCAATGGACGCTGCCGGCCAGCCACAGCCTGAGCTTCGATGAACGCCTCGGCCTACTGCTCGACCGCGAACTGGCCTGGCGTGACAACCAGCGCCTGGTACGGCTGCGCAAGAAGGCCAAGCTCAAGTACGCCAACGCCTGCCTGGAAGATCTCGACCGCCGCACCGGACGCGCCCTGGACGAGCGTCTGATCGCCACCCTGGCCAGTGGCGACTGGATCCGCCAGCAGCACAACCTGCTGCTGACCGGCCCGACCGGTGCCGGCAAAACCTGGCTGGCCTGCGCCCTGGGCAACCAGGCCTGCCGCCAGGGCTATAGCACCCTGTACCTGCGCACCCCGCGCCTGCTGGAACAACTGCGCATCGCTCATGGCGACGGCAGCTTCGGCCGTACCCTGCAACAGCTGGCAAAGGTCGACGTCCTGGTGCTGGACGACTGGGCGCTAGCCCCGCTGGAGGAAGGAGCCCGGCATGACCTGCTGGAGGTGATCGACGACCGCGCTGGCAGCCGCTCCACCATCCTGACGAGCCAACTGCCCATCGAGCACTGGCACGGCTGGATCAACGACCCGACCCTGGCCGATGCCATCCTCGACCGCCTGGTGCACAACGCCTACCGACTGACGATGAAAGGCGAGTCGCTGCGCCGAAAAAAAGCCGAGGAACAAGCCGCATCGTGA
- a CDS encoding GGDEF domain-containing protein gives MKTPSQTNAIDFDSAKLQRLGFGQQTPPVKHPISLGQLRQQLSLQLQTSLEPQRILGLFFREAQRLVPLDALRYEHAPSDLRLEFGQRGHHSISYSLSHEGEPMGELVFRRNQRFSDSEQGSLESLLSTLLYPMRNALLYRAATRSALRDPLTDTGNRIAMDQTLQREIEMARRHQLPLSLLMLDIDHFKRINDSYGHSTGDEVLKAVAASIKAQLRNVDMVFRFGGEEFLILLSNTGREAAAMVGERLRNAAQAQEYRADGHSIELTVSLGCSTLLPGESAESLLRRADSALYVAKREGRNRLAMAG, from the coding sequence ATGAAAACACCTTCCCAGACCAACGCAATTGACTTCGACAGCGCCAAATTGCAACGCCTGGGTTTTGGCCAACAGACGCCTCCGGTCAAGCACCCCATCAGCCTCGGACAATTGCGCCAGCAACTGAGCCTGCAACTGCAGACCAGCCTTGAGCCGCAACGCATCCTTGGCCTGTTCTTTCGCGAAGCGCAGCGCCTGGTCCCCCTTGATGCCCTGCGCTATGAGCACGCCCCCAGCGATCTGCGCCTGGAATTTGGCCAGCGCGGGCACCACTCCATCAGCTACAGCCTGAGCCATGAAGGCGAGCCCATGGGTGAACTGGTGTTCCGGCGCAACCAGCGCTTCAGCGACAGCGAACAGGGTAGCCTGGAGTCGTTGCTGTCCACCCTGCTATACCCCATGCGCAACGCCCTGCTGTATCGCGCCGCAACCCGCAGTGCATTGCGCGATCCGCTGACCGACACCGGCAACCGCATCGCCATGGACCAGACCCTGCAACGGGAAATCGAGATGGCTCGTCGCCACCAGCTTCCACTGTCATTACTGATGCTGGATATCGATCATTTCAAGCGGATCAACGACAGCTACGGCCACAGTACCGGCGACGAAGTGCTCAAAGCCGTGGCGGCCTCGATCAAGGCACAGCTGCGCAATGTGGACATGGTATTTCGCTTTGGCGGGGAGGAGTTCCTGATCCTGCTTTCCAACACTGGGCGCGAGGCCGCGGCAATGGTGGGGGAACGGCTACGAAATGCCGCGCAAGCACAGGAGTATCGAGCCGATGGCCATTCAATCGAGCTGACGGTGAGCCTGGGCTGCTCGACCCTGCTGCCGGGAGAATCCGCCGAGAGCCTGTTGCGTCGCGCCGATAGCGCGCTGTACGTGGCCAAGCGCGAAGGTCGCAATCGCCTGGCGATGGCCGGCTAG
- a CDS encoding YciK family oxidoreductase: protein MFDYSARPELLKDRVILVTGAGRGIGAAAAKTFAAHGATVLLLGKTEANLTEVYDAIEAAGHPQPAVIPFNLETALPHQYDELAAMIESEFGHLDGLLHNASIIGPRTPLEQLSGENFMRVMQVNVNAMFMLTSTLLPLLKLSQDASVVFTSSSVGRKGRAYWGAYGVSKFATEGLMQTLADELDTVAPVRANSINPGATRTSMRAQAYPGENPSNNPTPEEIMPVYLYLMGPDSAGINGQAFDAQ from the coding sequence ATGTTTGATTACTCCGCTCGCCCCGAACTGCTCAAGGATCGGGTCATCCTGGTCACCGGCGCCGGCCGCGGCATCGGCGCCGCCGCCGCCAAGACCTTCGCCGCCCACGGTGCCACGGTACTGCTGCTGGGCAAGACCGAAGCCAACCTGACCGAGGTCTACGACGCCATCGAAGCTGCGGGCCATCCTCAGCCCGCGGTGATCCCGTTCAACCTGGAAACCGCCCTGCCACACCAATACGACGAATTGGCGGCGATGATCGAGAGCGAGTTCGGCCACCTCGACGGCCTGCTGCACAACGCCTCGATCATTGGCCCGCGCACACCGCTGGAGCAGTTGTCGGGGGAAAACTTCATGCGGGTGATGCAAGTCAACGTCAACGCGATGTTCATGCTCACCAGCACCCTGCTGCCCTTGCTCAAGCTGTCCCAGGATGCCTCGGTAGTCTTCACCTCCAGCAGTGTTGGGCGCAAGGGGCGGGCCTATTGGGGGGCTTACGGCGTGTCCAAGTTTGCCACTGAGGGCCTGATGCAAACCCTGGCCGATGAGCTGGATACCGTGGCCCCGGTTCGCGCCAACAGCATCAACCCAGGTGCCACCCGCACCAGCATGCGGGCCCAGGCCTATCCTGGGGAAAACCCGAGCAACAACCCGACACCGGAAGAGATCATGCCGGTCTACCTGTATCTGATGGGCCCTGACAGTGCCGGGATCAACGGCCAGGCTTTCGACGCGCAGTAA
- the mupP gene encoding N-acetylmuramic acid 6-phosphate phosphatase MupP: MAIRAVLFDMDGTLLDTAPDFIAVCQSMRRDRGLPPITDQHIRDEVSGGAKAMVAVTFSMDPESPGFEELRLEFLERYLAHCAVHSRLFDGMAELLADIEKANLIWGVVTNKPLRFAEPIMQQLGLAERSALLICPDHVKNSKPDPEPLILACKMLDLAPSSVLFVGDDLRDIESGRDAGTKTAAVTYGYIHPDDNPRHWGADVVINHPLELRQVLDNALCSC; the protein is encoded by the coding sequence ATGGCTATCAGAGCCGTTCTTTTCGATATGGATGGCACCCTGCTCGATACTGCGCCGGACTTCATCGCAGTCTGCCAGAGCATGCGCCGTGATCGCGGCTTGCCACCGATCACCGACCAGCACATTCGCGACGAAGTCTCCGGCGGCGCCAAGGCCATGGTGGCCGTGACCTTCTCCATGGATCCGGAATCCCCGGGCTTCGAAGAGCTGCGCCTGGAGTTCCTCGAGCGCTACCTCGCGCATTGCGCCGTGCACAGCCGGCTCTTCGACGGCATGGCCGAGCTGCTGGCCGATATCGAAAAAGCCAATCTGATCTGGGGCGTGGTCACCAACAAGCCGCTGCGCTTCGCCGAACCGATCATGCAGCAACTGGGGCTGGCCGAGCGCTCGGCGCTTCTGATCTGCCCTGACCACGTCAAGAACAGCAAGCCCGATCCGGAGCCGCTGATCCTGGCATGCAAGATGCTCGACCTGGCCCCTTCCAGCGTCCTCTTCGTCGGCGACGACCTGCGAGACATCGAGTCCGGCCGCGACGCCGGCACCAAGACTGCCGCGGTGACCTATGGCTACATCCATCCGGACGATAACCCCCGGCACTGGGGTGCCGATGTGGTGATCAATCACCCGCTGGAACTGCGCCAGGTTCTGGATAACGCATTGTGCAGCTGCTGA
- the ubiG gene encoding bifunctional 2-polyprenyl-6-hydroxyphenol methylase/3-demethylubiquinol 3-O-methyltransferase UbiG yields the protein MSNVDHAEIAKFEALAHRWWDRESEFKPLHDINPLRVNWIDERVSLAGKKVLDVGCGGGILSEAMAQRGATVTGIDMGEAPLAVAQLHQLESGVNVEYRQITAEALAEEMPEQFDVVTCLEMLEHVPDPSSVIRACFRMVKPGGQVFFSTINRNPKAYLFAIIGAEYIMKLLPRGTHDFKKFIRPSELGAWSRSAGLTVKDIIGLTYNPLTKHYKLAADVDVNYMIQTLREE from the coding sequence ATGAGCAACGTCGACCACGCTGAAATCGCCAAATTCGAAGCCCTGGCCCATCGCTGGTGGGACCGCGAAAGCGAATTCAAGCCCCTGCACGACATCAACCCGCTGCGGGTCAACTGGATCGATGAACGGGTAAGCCTGGCGGGCAAGAAAGTCCTCGACGTCGGCTGCGGCGGCGGCATCCTCAGCGAAGCCATGGCCCAACGTGGCGCCACCGTGACCGGCATCGACATGGGCGAGGCCCCCCTTGCCGTCGCGCAACTGCATCAGCTGGAATCCGGCGTCAACGTCGAGTACCGGCAGATCACCGCCGAAGCCCTGGCCGAGGAAATGCCCGAGCAATTCGACGTGGTCACCTGCCTGGAGATGCTCGAACACGTTCCCGATCCTTCATCGGTAATCCGTGCCTGCTTCCGCATGGTCAAGCCCGGCGGCCAGGTGTTCTTCTCTACCATCAACCGCAACCCCAAGGCTTACCTGTTCGCCATCATCGGTGCGGAATACATCATGAAGCTGCTGCCCCGCGGCACCCATGACTTCAAGAAATTCATCCGCCCCTCGGAGCTTGGCGCCTGGAGCCGCTCCGCCGGCCTGACCGTCAAGGACATCATTGGCCTGACCTACAACCCGCTGACCAAGCACTACAAGCTGGCGGCGGACGTTGACGTCAACTACATGATCCAGACCCTGCGAGAGGAGTGA
- a CDS encoding TRZ/ATZ family hydrolase produces the protein MPNPAVALDLLLLPTWLVPVEPAGVVLKDHGLGIRDGRIHFIGPRSEALKCRASEVRELPGMLLSPGLINAHGHAAMTLFRGLADDLPLMTWLEKHIWPAEAKWVDEAFVRDGTDLAIAEQIKGGITCFSDMYFFPKVASERVHNSGIRAQIAMPILDFPIPGAHDADEAIRQGVELFGDLKHHPRIKITFGPHAPYTVGDENLEKIRVIAEELDASIHMHVHETAFEVQQSLEQRGERPLARLARLGLLGPRFQAVHMTQISDDDLALLVETNTSVIHCPESNLKLASGFCPVERLWQAGVNVALGTDGAASNNDLDLLGETRTAALLAKAVAGSATALDAHRALRMATLNGARAMGLESEVGSLEIGKAADLVAFDLSGLAQQPIYDPVSQLIYATGRDCVKHLWVAGKQLLDDRRLTRLDEQQLGTVARSWGQRIGGHTQ, from the coding sequence ATGCCAAACCCTGCCGTTGCGCTCGACCTGCTGCTGTTGCCGACCTGGCTGGTACCGGTGGAGCCGGCCGGGGTCGTGCTCAAGGACCACGGACTGGGCATCCGCGACGGCCGCATCCACTTCATCGGCCCCCGCAGCGAAGCCTTGAAATGCCGCGCCAGCGAAGTCCGCGAGCTGCCCGGCATGCTACTCAGCCCCGGCCTGATCAACGCCCATGGGCATGCGGCCATGACCTTGTTCCGCGGCCTGGCCGACGACCTGCCACTGATGACATGGCTGGAAAAGCACATCTGGCCTGCCGAAGCCAAATGGGTGGACGAAGCCTTCGTCCGTGACGGTACCGACCTGGCCATCGCCGAACAGATCAAAGGCGGCATCACCTGTTTCTCTGACATGTACTTCTTTCCAAAGGTTGCCAGTGAGCGGGTGCACAACAGCGGCATTCGCGCACAGATCGCCATGCCGATCCTGGACTTCCCCATCCCCGGCGCCCACGACGCCGACGAAGCCATTCGACAGGGGGTGGAACTGTTTGGCGACCTCAAGCATCACCCGCGAATCAAGATCACCTTCGGCCCCCACGCCCCGTACACCGTAGGCGACGAGAACCTGGAAAAGATTCGGGTGATCGCCGAAGAGCTCGACGCCTCGATCCACATGCACGTGCATGAAACCGCATTCGAGGTACAGCAATCCCTGGAGCAGCGCGGTGAACGGCCGCTGGCGCGCCTGGCTCGCCTCGGCCTGCTGGGACCGCGCTTCCAGGCCGTTCACATGACCCAAATCAGCGATGACGACCTGGCTTTACTGGTAGAAACCAACACCAGCGTCATTCACTGCCCGGAGTCCAACCTGAAACTGGCCAGCGGCTTCTGCCCGGTGGAGCGCCTGTGGCAGGCCGGAGTCAACGTTGCACTGGGCACCGATGGCGCGGCCAGCAACAACGATCTTGATCTGCTGGGGGAAACTCGTACTGCGGCCCTGCTGGCCAAGGCCGTGGCCGGATCGGCAACCGCCCTGGATGCCCATCGTGCCTTGCGCATGGCCACCCTCAATGGTGCCAGGGCCATGGGCCTGGAAAGCGAAGTAGGCTCCCTGGAAATCGGCAAGGCCGCAGACCTGGTGGCCTTCGACCTGTCCGGACTGGCTCAACAACCGATTTACGACCCGGTGTCGCAACTGATCTACGCCACCGGCCGAGACTGCGTGAAACACCTGTGGGTCGCGGGCAAGCAACTGCTGGACGACCGGCGCCTGACCCGCCTGGACGAACAACAACTTGGCACCGTCGCCCGCAGCTGGGGCCAGCGTATCGGCGGCCACACCCAATAA
- the mtnA gene encoding S-methyl-5-thioribose-1-phosphate isomerase translates to MRDRLLAAEKVKAIEWRDSTLYLLDQRKLPREQAWVAYDSVAGVAEAIRSMVVRGAPAIGICAAYGVVLAVGARLAAGGDWLAALEEDFNLLADSRPTGGHLHWTLNRMRERLERVKDQASPLAALETEALAIHESDREANLTMAQLGVELIRRHQGNPQVLLTHCNTGALGSGGFGTALGVIRAAWLEGMVERVYVDETRPWLQGSRLTAWELAQEGMACIVNTDSAAAHIMKTKGVTWVVVGADRICANGDVTSKVGTYQLAVNAMHHGVRFMVVASSSSIDMTLLSGEDVLLEEREGAELLDVGGQPLGALVEVFNPVFDVTPADLIDAIVTEKGVVERPDAAKMAQLMCRKRLH, encoded by the coding sequence ATGCGCGATCGTCTGTTGGCTGCGGAGAAGGTCAAGGCCATTGAGTGGCGAGATAGCACCCTGTATCTGCTCGATCAGCGCAAGCTGCCCCGTGAGCAAGCCTGGGTTGCGTACGACAGTGTGGCCGGGGTGGCTGAGGCGATTCGCTCGATGGTGGTGCGCGGAGCCCCGGCCATTGGCATCTGTGCGGCCTATGGCGTGGTCCTTGCCGTGGGTGCACGCCTTGCCGCGGGCGGTGACTGGTTGGCGGCCCTGGAAGAGGACTTCAACCTGCTGGCTGACTCGCGCCCTACCGGCGGTCATTTGCACTGGACCCTGAATCGCATGCGCGAGCGTCTGGAGCGGGTCAAGGATCAGGCCAGTCCATTGGCGGCCCTGGAAACCGAGGCGCTGGCAATCCACGAAAGCGATCGGGAGGCCAATCTGACCATGGCCCAATTGGGCGTGGAGCTGATTCGCCGGCATCAGGGCAATCCCCAGGTCCTGTTGACGCACTGCAATACCGGCGCCTTGGGCTCCGGCGGTTTTGGCACTGCGTTGGGGGTGATCCGCGCGGCGTGGCTGGAAGGCATGGTGGAGCGGGTCTATGTCGATGAAACGCGGCCCTGGCTGCAAGGCTCGCGCTTGACCGCCTGGGAGCTGGCCCAGGAGGGGATGGCGTGCATCGTCAATACCGACTCTGCAGCCGCACACATCATGAAGACCAAGGGGGTGACCTGGGTGGTCGTGGGGGCTGACCGGATCTGTGCCAACGGTGATGTGACGAGCAAGGTCGGCACTTATCAACTGGCGGTCAATGCCATGCACCACGGCGTGCGCTTCATGGTGGTGGCCTCCAGTTCGAGCATTGATATGACCCTGCTCAGTGGCGAGGATGTTCTTCTGGAGGAGCGCGAAGGCGCTGAGCTGCTGGATGTGGGCGGGCAACCGCTGGGCGCCTTGGTGGAGGTCTTCAATCCGGTATTCGATGTGACCCCGGCGGACCTGATCGATGCCATCGTTACCGAGAAGGGTGTTGTCGAGCGTCCGGACGCCGCCAAGATGGCGCAATTGATGTGTCGCAAGCGCTTGCATTGA
- the gyrA gene encoding DNA gyrase subunit A produces the protein MGELAKEILPVNIEDELKQSYLDYAMSVIVGRALPDARDGLKPVHRRVLYAMSELGNDWNKPYKKSARVVGDVIGKYHPHGDTAVYDTIVRMAQPFSLRYLLVDGQGNFGSVDGDNAAAMRYTEVRMTKLAHELLADLHKETVDWVPNYDGTEMIPAVMPTKIPNLLVNGSSGIAVGMATNIPPHNLGEVIDGCLALIDNPELSVDDLMQYIPGPDFPTAAIINGREGIIEAYRTGRGRIYMRARSIIEDIDKVGGRQQIVITELPYQLNKARLIEKIAELVKEKKLEGITELRDESDKDGMRVVIELRRGEVPEVILNNLYAQTQLQAVFGINIVALIDGRPRILNLKDLLEAFVRHRREVVTRRTVFELRKARERGHILEGQAVALSNIDPVIALIKASPTPSEAKEALISTPWESSAVMTMVERAGADSCRPENLDPQYGLRDGKYFLSPEQAQAILELRLHRLTGLEHEKLLAEYQEILNQIGELIRILNSATRLMEVIREELEVIRAEYGDARRTEILDARLDLTLGDMIPEEERVVTISHGGYAKTQPLAAYQAQRRGGKGKSATGVKDEDYIAHLLVANSHTTLLLFSSKGKVYWLKTYEIPEASRAARGRPLVNLLPLDDGEYITTMLPVEEYTEGHYIFMATANGTVKKTPLESFSRQRSVGLIALELDEGDVLISAAITDGEREVMLFSDGGKVTRFKESDVRAMGRTARGVRGMRLAEGQKLISMLIPEEGSQILTASERGFGKRTAISEFPEYKRGGQGVIAMVSNERNGRLVGAVQVLDGEEIMLISDQGTLVRTRVDEVSSLGRNTQGVTLIKLANDETLVGLERVQEPSEIEGEEYEGEEGAEIEGTVLDAVAEPDDATDSQQADAAGEEESQD, from the coding sequence ATGGGCGAACTGGCCAAAGAAATCCTCCCGGTCAATATCGAAGACGAGCTGAAACAGTCCTACCTCGACTACGCGATGAGCGTAATCGTCGGGCGGGCACTGCCTGATGCGCGCGATGGCTTGAAGCCCGTGCACCGGCGTGTGCTGTACGCGATGAGCGAGCTCGGTAACGACTGGAACAAGCCGTACAAGAAATCTGCCCGTGTTGTCGGTGACGTGATCGGTAAGTATCACCCGCATGGTGATACCGCGGTGTACGACACCATCGTTCGTATGGCCCAGCCATTCTCCCTGCGTTACCTCTTGGTAGACGGCCAGGGTAACTTCGGTTCGGTCGACGGCGACAACGCGGCGGCCATGCGATACACCGAAGTGCGCATGACCAAGCTGGCGCACGAGCTGTTGGCCGACCTGCACAAGGAAACCGTGGACTGGGTGCCGAACTACGACGGCACCGAGATGATCCCGGCGGTCATGCCGACCAAGATCCCCAACCTGCTGGTCAACGGTTCCAGCGGTATCGCCGTGGGCATGGCGACCAATATTCCGCCGCACAACCTCGGTGAAGTCATCGACGGTTGCCTGGCGCTGATCGACAACCCCGAGCTGAGCGTTGACGATCTGATGCAATACATCCCCGGTCCGGACTTCCCGACCGCGGCGATCATCAACGGTCGTGAAGGCATCATCGAGGCTTATCGCACCGGGCGTGGCCGCATCTACATGCGGGCTCGCTCGATCATCGAAGATATCGACAAGGTCGGTGGCCGCCAGCAGATCGTCATCACCGAGCTGCCTTACCAGCTGAACAAGGCCCGCCTGATCGAGAAGATCGCCGAGCTGGTGAAAGAGAAGAAACTCGAAGGCATCACCGAGCTGCGCGATGAGTCCGACAAGGACGGTATGCGCGTCGTGATCGAGCTGCGTCGCGGCGAAGTGCCGGAGGTGATCCTCAATAACCTCTACGCCCAGACCCAGTTGCAGGCGGTGTTCGGCATCAACATCGTGGCGCTGATCGACGGTCGTCCGCGGATCCTCAACCTCAAGGACCTGCTGGAAGCCTTCGTTCGTCACCGTCGCGAAGTCGTGACCCGTCGCACCGTGTTCGAGCTGCGCAAGGCCCGTGAGCGTGGCCATATCCTTGAAGGCCAGGCCGTTGCCCTGTCCAACATCGATCCGGTCATTGCCCTGATCAAGGCCTCGCCAACACCGTCGGAAGCCAAGGAAGCGCTGATCAGCACGCCTTGGGAATCCAGCGCGGTGATGACCATGGTCGAGCGCGCCGGTGCCGACTCCTGTCGTCCGGAAAACCTTGATCCGCAGTACGGCCTGCGCGATGGCAAGTACTTCCTGTCCCCGGAGCAGGCGCAAGCCATCCTGGAACTGCGTCTGCACCGCCTGACCGGCCTCGAGCACGAAAAACTGCTGGCCGAGTACCAGGAGATCCTCAACCAGATCGGCGAGCTGATCCGCATCCTCAACAGCGCTACGCGCCTGATGGAAGTGATCCGCGAAGAGCTGGAAGTGATCCGTGCCGAATACGGCGATGCCCGCCGCACCGAGATCCTTGATGCCCGCCTCGATCTGACCCTGGGCGACATGATTCCGGAAGAAGAGCGCGTGGTGACCATTTCCCACGGCGGCTATGCCAAGACCCAGCCGCTGGCTGCCTACCAGGCCCAGCGTCGCGGCGGCAAGGGCAAGTCGGCTACCGGCGTCAAGGATGAGGACTACATCGCTCACCTGCTGGTAGCCAACAGCCACACCACGTTGCTGCTGTTCTCCAGCAAGGGCAAGGTGTACTGGCTCAAGACTTACGAGATTCCCGAAGCCTCCCGCGCCGCTCGCGGCCGTCCATTGGTGAACCTGCTGCCGCTGGACGATGGCGAGTACATCACCACCATGCTGCCGGTCGAGGAATACACCGAAGGTCACTACATCTTCATGGCCACCGCTAACGGCACCGTGAAGAAGACTCCGCTGGAATCCTTCAGCCGTCAGCGCAGCGTCGGTCTGATCGCCCTGGAACTGGACGAAGGCGATGTGCTGATCAGCGCTGCCATCACGGATGGCGAGCGTGAAGTCATGCTGTTCTCCGACGGTGGCAAGGTGACTCGCTTCAAGGAGTCCGACGTGCGTGCCATGGGCCGTACCGCCCGTGGTGTGCGCGGTATGCGTCTGGCCGAAGGTCAGAAGCTGATCTCCATGCTGATCCCGGAAGAAGGCAGCCAGATTCTCACCGCTTCCGAGCGTGGTTTTGGCAAGCGCACGGCCATCAGTGAATTCCCTGAGTACAAGCGTGGCGGTCAGGGCGTTATCGCCATGGTCAGCAACGAGCGTAACGGTCGTCTGGTGGGTGCGGTGCAGGTGCTGGACGGTGAGGAAATCATGCTGATTTCCGATCAGGGTACCCTGGTTCGTACTCGTGTCGACGAAGTGTCGAGCCTGGGCCGTAACACTCAGGGCGTGACCCTGATCAAGCTGGCCAACGATGAAACCCTGGTGGGCCTGGAGCGGGTGCAGGAGCCATCGGAGATCGAGGGCGAAGAGTACGAAGGTGAAGAGGGCGCTGAAATCGAGGGCACCGTGCTGGATGCGGTAGCCGAGCCGGATGATGCAACCGATAGCCAACAGGCAGACGCCGCAGGCGAAGAAGAGTCGCAAGACTAA